The Arachis ipaensis cultivar K30076 chromosome B07, Araip1.1, whole genome shotgun sequence genome includes a window with the following:
- the LOC107607023 gene encoding transcription initiation factor TFIID subunit 15b: MSGMYGQDGGGGYGGGGGYGGRGGGGGFGGRGGGGGFHGGDRGGRGGGRGGRGGGGGGRDGDWRCPNPSCGNLNFAKRVECNKCGAPCPTGSNDRGGGGGGYNRGGYSDGRGGGGSRGGSYAGNQARDDGVYGQVPPPTAQYGGGGNYPSNYNSYGGDASYGTDAVPPPASYTGGPTSYPPSYGGHSGAGNNLGDGRAGVRAGQPGAYDSGYGAGGRGGYGGAPAEPPAKVKQCDENCDDSCDNSRIYISNLPPDVTIDELRELFGGIGQVGRIKQKRGYKDQWPWNIKIYTDEKGNNKGDAALAYEDPSAAHSAGGFYNNYDLRGYKINVMMAEKSAPRAPPAHNHGGNRGGYGGDRRRDNYGGGSGPDRRDNYGGNRSRPY; encoded by the exons ATGTCTGGGATGTATGGTCAAGATGGCGGTGGTGGCTACGGAGGTGGCGGAGGTTATGGAGGAAGGGGCGGAGGAGGAGGTTTCGGCGGTCGAG GTGGCGGCGGTGGTTTTCATGGTGGAGACCGCGGCGGACGAGGTGGCGGTCGTGGCGGTCGCGGCGGTGGTGGAGGTGGTAGAGATGGAGATTGGCGTTGTCCAAACCCAAG TTGTGGAAACTTGAACTTTGCGAAAAGGGTTGAATGCAACAAATGTGGTGCTCCATGTCCTACTGGGTCTAATGATCGCGGCGGTGGAGGTGGTGGTTATAATAGAGGGGGA TACAGTGATGGTAGGGGTGGGGGAGGCAGTAGGGGTGGTTCATATGCTGGTAATCAAGCCAGAGACGATGGTGTATATGGCCAAGTCCCTCCTCCTACGGCTCAATATGGTGGTGGAGGAAACTATCCATCCAATTACAATTCTTATGGTGGGGATGCGAGTTATGGAACCGATGCTGTTCCTCCTCCTGCAAGCTACACTGGTGGCCCTACATCATATCCTCCATCATATGGGGGTCATAGTGGTGCTGGGAATAATCTTGGGGATGGGCGTGCTGGTGTTAGGGCTGGGCAACCTGGTGCATATGACAGTGGGTATGGTGCTGGTGGTCGAGGTGGGTATGGTGGAGCTCCTGCTGAGCCCCCAGCTAAGGTGAAGCAGTGCGATGAGAATTGTGATGATTCTTGTGACAACTCTAGAATCTACATATCAAACTTACCGCCAGATGTGACTATTGATGAATTGAGGGAACTTTTTGGAGGCATTGGACAA GTTGGAAGAATAAAGCAGAAAAGGGGCTATAAAGATCAGTGGCCTTGGAACATAAAAATATACACTGATGAGAAAGGAAACAACAAGGGTGATGCTGCCCTTGCTTATGAAGATCCATCTGCAGCACATTCTGCGGGTGGTTTTTACAATA ATTATGATTTAAGGGGCTATAAAATCAATGTTATGATGGCAGAAAAATCTGCACCACGGGCTCCACCTGCACATAACCATGG AGGCAACAGGGGTGGCTATGGTGGAGATAGACGCCGAGACAATTATGGAGGTGGTTCTGGACCTGATAGGCGTGATAATTACGGTGGGAACCGTTCGCGTCCATACTGA